The following is a genomic window from Candidatus Anoxymicrobium japonicum.
AGGCCGGTAGTTTCGTCGAGATGAAAAAGACCACACTCGGTCGCCGCGGCAAGGTGCCACACCTTTCTTACATGGGAGACGCGCAGATCGGGGAGGACGCGAACATCGGCGCCGGTAGCGTTACCTGTAACTACGACGGGGAGAACAAGCATCCCACGACCATCGGCGCGCGCGCGTTCATCGGTAGCGATACAATGTTGCTGGCGCCCGTCGATATCGGCGATGATGCTGTTACCGGAGCGGGCTCCGTGATATCCGAGGACGTCCCCGACGGCGCGCTTGGCATCGAGAGGTCCAGGCAGAAGATAATCTCGGATTACGACAGGAAGAAAAAGGGAAAGACGCCCTGAAACAAGAGAAACGCATGACAGTCAAGCAGGGGGGATAGCATTGAGGGAAGTCACCAGGAAAAGGATGATGGTATTTGCCGGAACATCGCATCGCGAACTCGGCGAGGAAGTCGCGGCGGGCATCGGTGTGACACTCGGCAACGTGGACACCTCAAAATTCGCGAATGGCGAGATATACGTCAGGTTCCTCGACAGCGTCCGCGGGGTAGACGCCTTTGTGATCCAGACGTGCTCCAAGCCCATAAACGACAACATCATGGAGCTCCTGCTCATGATTGACGCGCTGAAGCGCGCGTCGGCGAAAAGAATAACTGCCGTCATGCCTTACTACGGGTACTCGCGGCAGGACAAGAAAACGCAATCTCGCGAGCCTATCAGCGCGCACCTGATAGCGGACGTCCTCACGGCGGCGGGCGCGAACAGGGTGCTGTCGGTGGATTTGCACGCGGGACAAATTCAGGGATTCTTCGACTTTCCGCTCGACCACATAACGGCCATGCCGCTGCTGACGAGCTACTTCATCCAGAAGAACCTCAAAGACGTGGTGGTCGTCTCGCCTGACGCGGGCAGGGTCAAGGTGGCGAAGCGCATGTCTGACGTGTTGCACAAGCCCATGGCGATAATGAACAAAGAACGGCCGGGCAAGAACAAGGCGGAGATATTACACGTGATCGGCGAGGTCAATGACAGGACGGCCATCCTTATAGATGACATGGTGGACACCGCGGGAACGATGGTCAAAGCCGCCGACGCGCTCAAGAAACACGGCGCCAAAGAAATCTACGCGTGCGCGACGCATCCCATCCTCTCGGGGCCCGCGATTGAACGCATTGAACGCTCGGAGATCAAGGAGCTGGTAGTCACAAACACGCTGCCGGTGCCCCCGAAGAACAAGATTGATAAAATAACTGTGCTGTCTATCGCCCCACTCCTCGCGAACACCATCACAGCGGTGTTCAAGGAGGAGTCGGTAAGTGAGATTGCGGGAGCGGACAACCAGACGTAACGGAGAGTGGTGAGAGTTGGAACACAAACTGGAAGCAAACAAGCGTGTTGAAACGGGGAAAGGCGTTGCCCGCAGGGCAAGAGCGCGCGGGGAGGTTCCCGCAGTCGTATACGGGTTGGGAGAAGAGTCGGTGTCCCTCACGGTTAGAGACGAGGACTTGACAGAGATCATCAGAAGCGAAGCGGGCCTCAACGTGCTATTGGACCTGCAGA
Proteins encoded in this region:
- a CDS encoding ribose-phosphate pyrophosphokinase — translated: MMVFAGTSHRELGEEVAAGIGVTLGNVDTSKFANGEIYVRFLDSVRGVDAFVIQTCSKPINDNIMELLLMIDALKRASAKRITAVMPYYGYSRQDKKTQSREPISAHLIADVLTAAGANRVLSVDLHAGQIQGFFDFPLDHITAMPLLTSYFIQKNLKDVVVVSPDAGRVKVAKRMSDVLHKPMAIMNKERPGKNKAEILHVIGEVNDRTAILIDDMVDTAGTMVKAADALKKHGAKEIYACATHPILSGPAIERIERSEIKELVVTNTLPVPPKNKIDKITVLSIAPLLANTITAVFKEESVSEIAGADNQT